In Gadus chalcogrammus isolate NIFS_2021 chromosome 11, NIFS_Gcha_1.0, whole genome shotgun sequence, a single window of DNA contains:
- the LOC130391935 gene encoding killer cell lectin-like receptor subfamily B member 1B allele B → MEMKAMEVEAGLLDRAGPSDQKLETKTEAKEASKEYCKLKAPADDIYSEAVFPSPKLPEVKPTKPTRSLRNVLPTLCIVLGVICLAELIIIFILNGKTAPTPVCPGPRPQRGPVAFCSPRSPCIKNPNTPATKSPDSHRCPDSWVFLEGSCFYQSKERKSWEEGRIFCQNLTGDLAVISDKSIQNSLAQQRKLTQWIGLQYKTSWKWVDQTSYNGNLPTGNNGLCAALESKTPGEQANIRRARCPVSAHFLCQKEASA, encoded by the exons atggagatgaaggcgatggaggtggaggcaggACTTCTGGACAGAGCTGGGCCGAGTGACCAAAAGCTGGAAACCAAAACTGAAG CGAAAGAAGCCTCAAAGGAGTACTGCAAGCTGAAAGCCCCAGCTGATGACATCTACTCCGAGGCTGTGTTCCCCAGCCCGAAGCTGCCAGAAG TGAAACCCACCAAGCCAACTAGGAGCCTGAGGAATGTGTTGCCGACTTTGTGCATTGTCCTCGGTGTGATATGTCTGGCCGAACTCATCATCATCTTTATTCTGAATGGGAAGA CAGCTCCTACCCCCGTCTGCCCAGGTCCACGGCCGCAGAGGGGCCCAGTTGCTTTCTGCTCTCCCAGGTCTCCCTGCATCAAGAACCCCAACACTCCGGCCACCAAAT CCCCTGACAGCCACCGATGTCCTGACAGCTGGGTGTTCCTCGAGGGCTCCTGCTTCTACCAGTCCAAAGAGAGAAAAAGCTGGGAGGAAGGCAGGATCTTCTGCCAGAATCTAACAGGGGACCTGGCTGTGATCTCTGACAAGAGCATCCAG AATTCTCTGGCGCAACAAAGAAAATTAACGCAATGGATTGGCCTACAATACAAAACGAGTTGGAAATGGGTGGACCAGACCTCATACAATGG TAATTTGCCTACAGGAAATAATGGGTTGTGTGCTGCACTGGAGAGCAAGACACCTGGAGAACAAGCCAACATTCGACGTGCCAGATGTCCAGTTTCTGCCCATTTCCTTTGTCAGAAGGAGGCTAGTGCCTAG
- the LOC130391934 gene encoding natural killer cells antigen CD94-like isoform X1, with the protein MEMKAKEVEAGLLDRAGPSDQKLETKTEAKEASKEYCKLKAPADDIYSEAVFPSPKLPEVKPTKPTRSLRNVLPTLCIVLGVICLAELIIIFILNGKTAPTPVCPGPRPQRGPVASWSLRSPCIKNTNTPATKSPDSKRCPDSWVFLEGSCFYRSKERKSWEEGRIFCQRLTGDLAVISNKRIQNSLAQQIKVPHWIGLQYKTSWKWVDQTSYNGNLPTGTKESCAVLESKTPGEQANFRGARCPVFAYFICQKEALPASA; encoded by the exons ATGGAGATGAAGGCgaaggaggtggaggcaggACTTCTGGACAGAGCTGGGCCGAGTGACCAAAAGCTGGAAACCAAAACTGAAG CGAAAGAAGCCTCAAAGGAGTACTGCAAGCTGAAAGCCCCAGCTGATGACATCTACTCCGAGGCTGTGTTCCCCAGCCCGAAGCTGCCAGAAG TGAAACCCACCAAGCCAACTAGGAGCCTGAGGAATGTGTTGCCGACTTTGTGCATTGTCCTCGGTGTGATATGTCTGGCCGAACTCATCATCATCTTTATTCTGAATGGGAAGA CAGCTCCTACCCCCGTCTGCCCAGGTCCACGGCCGCAGAGGGGCCCAGTTGCTTCCTGGTCTCTCAGGTCTCCCTGCATCAAGAACACCAACACTCCGGCCACCAAAT CCCCTGACAGCAAGCGATGCCCTGACAGCTGGGTGTTCCTTGAGGGCTCCTGCTTCTACCGGTCCAAAGAGAGAAAAAGCTGGGAGGAAGGCAGGATCTTCTGCCAGCGTCTAACAGGGGACCTGGCTGTGATCTCTAACAAGCGCATCCAG AATTCTCTGGCGCAACAAATCAAAGTACCGCACTGGATTGGCCTACAATACAAAACGAGTTGGAAATGGGTGGACCAGACCTCATACAATGG TAATTTGCCTACAGGAACTAAGGAGTCGTGTGCTGTACTGGAGAGCAAGACACCTGGAGAACAAGCCAACTTTCGAGGTGCCAGATGTCCAGTTTTTGCCTATTTCATTTGTCAGAAGGAGGCGTTACCTGCTAGTGCCTAG
- the LOC130391934 gene encoding early activation antigen CD69-like isoform X2 — protein sequence MEMKAKEVEAGLLDRAGPSDQKLETKTEAKEASKEYCKLKAPADDIYSEAVFPSPKLPEVKPTKPTRSLRNVLPTLCIVLGVICLAELIIIFILNGKTPTPVCPGPRPQRGPVASWSLRSPCIKNTNTPATKSPDSKRCPDSWVFLEGSCFYRSKERKSWEEGRIFCQRLTGDLAVISNKRIQNSLAQQIKVPHWIGLQYKTSWKWVDQTSYNGNLPTGTKESCAVLESKTPGEQANFRGARCPVFAYFICQKEALPASA from the exons ATGGAGATGAAGGCgaaggaggtggaggcaggACTTCTGGACAGAGCTGGGCCGAGTGACCAAAAGCTGGAAACCAAAACTGAAG CGAAAGAAGCCTCAAAGGAGTACTGCAAGCTGAAAGCCCCAGCTGATGACATCTACTCCGAGGCTGTGTTCCCCAGCCCGAAGCTGCCAGAAG TGAAACCCACCAAGCCAACTAGGAGCCTGAGGAATGTGTTGCCGACTTTGTGCATTGTCCTCGGTGTGATATGTCTGGCCGAACTCATCATCATCTTTATTCTGAATGGGAAGA CTCCTACCCCCGTCTGCCCAGGTCCACGGCCGCAGAGGGGCCCAGTTGCTTCCTGGTCTCTCAGGTCTCCCTGCATCAAGAACACCAACACTCCGGCCACCAAAT CCCCTGACAGCAAGCGATGCCCTGACAGCTGGGTGTTCCTTGAGGGCTCCTGCTTCTACCGGTCCAAAGAGAGAAAAAGCTGGGAGGAAGGCAGGATCTTCTGCCAGCGTCTAACAGGGGACCTGGCTGTGATCTCTAACAAGCGCATCCAG AATTCTCTGGCGCAACAAATCAAAGTACCGCACTGGATTGGCCTACAATACAAAACGAGTTGGAAATGGGTGGACCAGACCTCATACAATGG TAATTTGCCTACAGGAACTAAGGAGTCGTGTGCTGTACTGGAGAGCAAGACACCTGGAGAACAAGCCAACTTTCGAGGTGCCAGATGTCCAGTTTTTGCCTATTTCATTTGTCAGAAGGAGGCGTTACCTGCTAGTGCCTAG